A DNA window from Mya arenaria isolate MELC-2E11 chromosome 17, ASM2691426v1 contains the following coding sequences:
- the LOC128223174 gene encoding uncharacterized protein LOC128223174 — translation MLRQARVLFLLVSMVIAGIEGHGYMMEPPQRSSAWRYRNDPDGILQKNYNDMGLNCGGREHQHSLGGKCGVCGDPFDQEIQPNHYVHPTDPSKNGKYVTGFIVNEYEMNSEIDVIVKITAHHKGYFEFRLCPLPGDSQRYPVTQECLDKYPLKVGDSFKYNLPNLGAGDYLVNVKLPDDISCNFCVLQWIWVGGNSHGYQENFWNCADIRIIGGESNPATTKPTTQAPPPTTAAPTTNPAAPVDTTLCRAIGIFAGVDEMDEFCRKQCSIPESCHTNLCDCSPPTTMPYCVPISEMLNVTVCEVLCLEDMAFCDNEFCYCIFGQETKTTKPATTTTTTTTTTPTTTTTTTTTPAPNAVGDRTCKSVRPNDPGMDRWCEWNCHHTPPYCPPTHCKC, via the exons ATGTTAAGACAAGCGAGAGTACTTTTTCTCCTCGTATCCATGGTGATAGCCGGGATTGAAGGCCATGGATACATGATGGAGCCACCCCAGAGATCGTCTGCGTGGCGCTATCGTAACGATCCTGACGGCATTCTACAGAAGAACTACAATGACATGGGCCTGAATTGTGGGGGAAGGGAG CATCAGCACAGTTTGGGGGGGAAATGTGGTGTGTGCGGCGATCCATTTGACCAGGAAATCCAGCCTAACCATTATGTTCACCCCACCGACCCGAGTAAAAACGGCAAATATGTCACAg GTTTTATTGTGAACGAGTACGAGATGAATAGCGAAATTGACGTCATTGTGAAAATAACAGCACATCATAAGGGATACTTTGAATTCag GTTATGCCCGTTGCCAGGCGACAGTCAAAGGTATCCCGTTACCCAGGAATGTCTGGACAAGTACCCTTTGAAAGTCGGCGACTCTTTTAA GTACAACTTACCTAACCTTGGCGCAGGTGACTACCTTGTGAACGTTAAACTCCCAGATGATATATCCTGCAATTTCTGCGTTTTACAGTGGATCTGGGTAGGAG gaAACAGTCACGGCTATCAAGAGAATTTCTGGAATTGTGCTGATATTCGCATTATTGGGGGCGAGTCAAACCCTGCCACGACAAAACCAACCACGCAAGCCCCTCCGCCGACAACAGCAGCCCCTACAACGAATCCCGCAGCCCCAGTTGACACCACATTGTGCCGCGCTATTGGCATTTTTGCGGGCGTTGATGAAATGGATGAGTTTTGTCGCAAACAATGCTCCATTCCCGAATCTTGCCATACTAACTTGTGTGACTGCAGTCCGCCGACCACCATGCCCTACTGCGTTCCTATCAGTGAGATGTTAAATGTCACTGTCTGCGAAGTACTTTGTCTAGAAGACATGGCCTTTTGTGACAACGAGTTctgttattgcatttttggccAAGAAACAAAGACCACTAAACCTGCAACTACgaccactactaccaccaccactacccccacaacaacaacaacaacaacaacaaccccaGCGCCAAATGCCGTTGGTGACCGTACGTGTAAGAGCGTTCGTCCGAATGATCCTGGAATGGACAGATGGTGTGAATGGAACTGTCATCACACACCCCCTTATTGTCCACCAACCCATTGtaaatgttaa